From the Shewanella amazonensis SB2B genome, one window contains:
- a CDS encoding chromosome segregation protein SMC, giving the protein MRLKQIKLAGFKSFVDPTRIPFPNPLTAIIGPNGCGKSNVIDAVRWVLGESSAKHLRGDSMTDVIFNGSSARRPVSVAGVELVFDNREGRLGGQYASYEEIAVKRQVSRDGESLYFLNGQKCRRKDITDLFMGTGLGPRSYAIIEQGMISRLIESRPQELRVFIEEAAGISRYKERRRDTENRIRHTRENLERLGDIRLELGKQLDKLAVQAEAAKRYREYKQAERTTHAELLVMRYQEICQQADALGREITQQDFLYQSAKTSLDTTAARLDEQKLVLAALVDEEQDTLEAYYLAGTEVARLEQQLSHLEERSHSLRSRGDSLAEEISGLMARQASLEAAQQEAADKLAGQEDALLGLEETQDAWSQSAEEAEEVLEQLKDAVTQAERRHGETKARCELTSQRLVHLKQVSQEKAQSLSGYREQQASQGDEDVDPVTPPSEQILVPLTVRFDNAKAAESQVKAALVECEQALAKCRGEQSEAQGRYSVLSRLLDDNAVNDAGSARTKLWQRLDVAAGWEKTAELLLGHLLEQPLFEDTAFGEDAFDGRGFRYQEKGDWGIMQAPANLAPWLDTVGFAESLNEAQERLVGTAQSTLIATKDGYLVGHGLVLQQQGTGTDKVALKAEAEALGARIGQIQAELAQYERAVAQQRDALNLARIHREAVEAELFEAKQQQARQQTLWEASVAHQAQRAKQRAFIDEQIQRLTQQHEQSLLELEVADEALVQQEEALEQAAEALAQVREQLIPARRMAEERRASVANIDKSVEAAKATRAELATSLALINQQMASGKEQLSKLLTQKATLDAELKAQSEHSGDADREALSMKLREQLATQQTRQTALAENRSRQAQVQEQIDALLLKQKQEVGKIDHLTHTLESLKLRREGLKGQGDTQLGQLAEANIRLNEVLPSVPPHASVEEWQQRLEKLRSKISRLGAINLAAIEEYDEAKARKDYLDEQDRDLEQALESLEEAIRKIDRETRSRFKATFEQVNADLGTLFPKVFGGGSAYLALTDNDLLETGVTIMARPPGKKNSTIHLLSGGEKALTALSLVFAIFRLNPAPFCMLDEVDAPLDDANVDRFCRLLQEMSASVQFIYISHNKITMEMADQLVGVTMHEPGVSRIVAVDIEEAVAMAHTE; this is encoded by the coding sequence ATGAGACTGAAACAAATAAAACTTGCTGGCTTCAAGTCGTTTGTCGATCCCACCAGGATCCCATTCCCCAATCCTCTAACCGCCATCATAGGCCCTAATGGCTGCGGTAAATCCAACGTGATTGATGCCGTGCGCTGGGTGCTGGGCGAAAGCTCTGCCAAGCATTTGCGCGGCGACTCCATGACTGACGTTATCTTCAATGGCTCCAGCGCCCGCAGGCCCGTGTCCGTTGCCGGGGTCGAGCTGGTCTTTGATAACCGGGAAGGGCGTCTTGGTGGCCAGTACGCCAGCTATGAAGAAATCGCAGTAAAGCGTCAGGTAAGCCGTGATGGAGAGTCGCTGTATTTCCTCAACGGCCAGAAATGTCGCCGCAAGGACATCACAGATCTCTTTATGGGCACCGGCCTTGGGCCGCGAAGCTACGCGATTATCGAACAGGGCATGATTTCGCGCCTGATTGAATCCCGGCCCCAGGAGCTCAGGGTTTTTATCGAAGAAGCCGCCGGTATTTCCCGCTATAAAGAGCGTCGCCGCGATACCGAAAACCGCATCCGCCATACCCGCGAAAATCTGGAGCGTCTGGGCGATATTCGACTGGAACTGGGTAAACAGCTCGACAAGCTCGCCGTGCAGGCCGAGGCCGCCAAACGTTACCGGGAATACAAACAGGCCGAACGTACCACCCACGCCGAGCTGCTGGTGATGCGCTATCAGGAAATCTGTCAGCAGGCCGATGCCCTGGGCCGCGAAATTACGCAGCAGGACTTTCTATACCAGAGCGCCAAAACCTCCCTTGATACCACCGCCGCCAGGCTCGATGAGCAGAAGCTCGTGCTCGCAGCTTTGGTGGATGAAGAGCAAGACACGCTCGAAGCTTACTATTTGGCCGGAACCGAAGTGGCGCGCCTCGAGCAGCAACTGTCCCATTTGGAAGAGCGCAGTCACAGTCTGCGAAGCCGGGGAGATAGCCTTGCAGAGGAGATTTCTGGGCTCATGGCCAGGCAGGCGTCGCTCGAGGCCGCTCAGCAAGAAGCGGCCGACAAGCTTGCCGGTCAGGAAGACGCTTTACTGGGATTGGAAGAGACTCAGGACGCCTGGAGTCAAAGCGCTGAAGAAGCCGAAGAGGTGTTGGAGCAGCTCAAGGATGCTGTGACCCAGGCGGAGCGCCGCCACGGTGAAACCAAGGCACGATGCGAGCTGACTTCCCAGCGACTCGTCCATCTCAAACAGGTGAGTCAGGAAAAAGCGCAGTCACTGTCAGGATACCGTGAGCAGCAAGCGTCCCAGGGGGATGAGGACGTCGACCCGGTTACGCCGCCATCGGAGCAAATTCTGGTGCCGCTGACGGTAAGGTTTGACAACGCCAAAGCGGCGGAGTCTCAGGTAAAGGCGGCGCTTGTAGAGTGTGAACAGGCACTGGCAAAGTGCCGTGGCGAGCAGAGCGAAGCACAGGGGCGCTATTCGGTGCTGTCCAGGCTGCTTGATGACAACGCAGTCAATGATGCTGGCTCCGCGCGCACCAAACTCTGGCAGCGTCTTGATGTGGCTGCGGGGTGGGAGAAGACCGCAGAGCTGCTGCTTGGGCATCTGTTGGAGCAGCCTCTTTTTGAAGACACGGCCTTTGGTGAGGATGCGTTTGATGGCCGGGGATTCAGATATCAGGAAAAGGGCGACTGGGGCATTATGCAGGCGCCAGCCAATCTTGCGCCCTGGCTTGATACGGTAGGCTTTGCCGAAAGCTTGAATGAGGCTCAGGAGCGCCTGGTCGGTACGGCGCAAAGCACGCTCATTGCCACCAAGGATGGCTATCTGGTCGGCCATGGGTTGGTGTTGCAACAACAGGGTACCGGCACCGACAAGGTGGCACTTAAAGCAGAGGCTGAAGCGCTTGGTGCCCGTATTGGCCAGATACAGGCTGAGCTTGCTCAGTATGAGCGGGCGGTGGCGCAGCAGCGTGATGCGCTGAATCTGGCCCGTATTCATCGGGAAGCCGTTGAAGCCGAGTTATTTGAAGCAAAACAACAGCAGGCTCGGCAGCAAACCCTGTGGGAAGCCAGCGTCGCTCATCAGGCCCAGCGCGCCAAACAGCGAGCCTTCATCGATGAACAAATTCAGCGTTTGACCCAGCAGCACGAGCAGTCTTTGCTGGAGCTGGAGGTGGCAGACGAAGCCCTGGTGCAGCAGGAAGAAGCATTGGAGCAGGCGGCAGAGGCCTTGGCACAGGTACGGGAGCAGCTTATCCCGGCCAGACGCATGGCTGAAGAGCGTCGAGCCTCAGTCGCAAACATCGATAAATCGGTCGAAGCGGCTAAGGCCACACGGGCCGAACTGGCCACGTCTCTCGCCCTTATCAACCAGCAAATGGCATCGGGAAAGGAGCAACTGTCAAAATTATTGACACAAAAAGCGACCCTGGACGCCGAGCTGAAAGCCCAATCTGAGCACAGCGGTGATGCCGACCGCGAAGCCTTATCGATGAAATTGCGTGAGCAGCTTGCCACCCAGCAAACAAGGCAAACGGCGCTCGCGGAAAACCGCAGTCGGCAGGCTCAGGTTCAGGAACAGATTGATGCTTTACTATTGAAGCAAAAACAAGAAGTTGGCAAGATAGACCACTTGACTCATACCCTCGAATCGTTAAAGCTACGACGGGAAGGTTTAAAGGGGCAGGGCGACACCCAACTTGGGCAGTTGGCCGAGGCCAATATTCGACTCAATGAGGTGTTGCCAAGCGTACCTCCCCACGCCTCTGTGGAGGAGTGGCAGCAAAGATTGGAGAAGCTTCGAAGTAAAATCAGTCGCTTGGGCGCCATAAATTTGGCGGCGATTGAAGAGTACGATGAAGCCAAGGCGCGCAAAGATTATTTGGATGAGCAGGACAGGGATCTCGAGCAGGCGCTGGAAAGCCTTGAAGAGGCCATCCGGAAGATAGACAGGGAAACCCGCAGCCGCTTTAAAGCGACCTTTGAACAGGTCAATGCCGATCTGGGGACCTTGTTTCCCAAGGTGTTTGGGGGTGGCAGCGCTTATCTTGCGCTTACAGACAATGATTTACTGGAAACCGGTGTGACCATCATGGCGAGGCCGCCCGGGAAAAAGAACTCCACAATTCACCTGCTCTCGGGTGGTGAAAAGGCGCTGACCGCTTTATCATTGGTGTTCGCAATTTTCAGGTTGAATCCAGCCCCTTTTTGTATGCTCGACGAGGTCGATGCACCGCTGGATGATGCCAACGTTGACCGATTCTGCAGACTGCTGCAGGAAATGTCAGCCAGCGTGCAGTTTATATACATCAGCCACAATAAGATAACGATGGAAATGGCTGATCAGTTGGTAGGTGTGACCATGCATGAGCCCGGCGTATCCCGCATCGTTGCGGTGGACATCGAAGAAGCCGTGGCCATGGCACACACGGAATGA
- the zipA gene encoding cell division protein ZipA, translating into MEDLQLVLFVLGAIAIVAVLVHGFWSIRKQQPRTIKEQPRTPYAMSPGRRDAEGFDADGIGEVRVRKLAPDDKKSEPVKASHDDTFSLSDEPKVRRVKERQEPVLESRADAAPNHAAHERRGHDFRHHEEPSPSARQVQLGLLDDLDQEPSQGELYEEINASVADYDDDYDAYENQPASVDRAEAARVPADQGQAAHSAATQAEPQAKAEEPLPDPRDVLVLHVVAREGQVLAGAELLPCLLELNFKYGDMEIFHRHEDNAGNGKVLFSLANMLKPGTFDPDTMEQFNTHGIVLFMTLPCHGEAVMNFSLMLNSACQLADDLDALVLDGQRQLWSDATKAQYLARIRANA; encoded by the coding sequence ATGGAAGATTTACAACTGGTTTTGTTTGTGCTCGGTGCCATCGCGATTGTGGCGGTACTTGTGCATGGGTTTTGGTCTATCAGAAAGCAGCAGCCCCGAACCATTAAAGAACAACCCAGAACCCCTTACGCCATGTCTCCCGGGCGTCGTGATGCCGAGGGCTTTGATGCCGATGGCATCGGTGAAGTGAGGGTGCGTAAACTGGCCCCTGACGATAAAAAATCAGAGCCTGTGAAAGCGTCTCACGACGACACCTTTTCCCTGTCTGACGAGCCCAAGGTTCGCCGTGTTAAAGAGCGTCAGGAGCCCGTGCTGGAATCGCGTGCCGACGCGGCGCCAAACCATGCTGCCCATGAGCGTCGTGGCCATGATTTTCGCCACCATGAAGAGCCTTCACCCAGTGCCAGACAGGTGCAGCTGGGACTTCTGGATGACCTGGATCAGGAGCCTTCCCAAGGCGAGCTGTATGAAGAGATAAACGCGTCGGTCGCCGACTACGACGATGATTACGACGCTTATGAAAATCAGCCCGCGTCTGTGGATCGTGCAGAGGCTGCCCGAGTGCCAGCGGATCAGGGGCAAGCGGCCCATTCAGCGGCGACGCAGGCTGAGCCCCAGGCAAAAGCCGAAGAGCCACTGCCGGATCCCCGCGATGTGCTCGTACTGCACGTGGTGGCACGGGAAGGTCAGGTGCTGGCCGGTGCAGAGCTGCTGCCATGCCTGCTTGAACTGAATTTCAAATACGGTGACATGGAAATTTTCCATCGCCATGAAGATAATGCCGGCAACGGTAAGGTGCTGTTCTCGCTGGCGAATATGCTCAAGCCAGGCACCTTCGACCCCGACACCATGGAGCAGTTCAACACCCACGGCATAGTGCTCTTTATGACACTGCCATGTCACGGTGAAGCCGTAATGAATTTTTCGCTGATGCTGAACTCTGCCTGCCAGCTGGCGGACGACCTGGATGCACTGGTGCTTGACGGTCAGCGCCAACTCTGGAGCGATGCCACCAAGGCACAGTATCTCGCCCGCATCCGCGCTAATGCATAA